The sequence TGTATTGGCTAAGCTGTTAGCGTAGTTATCAATGAATATTTAACATTGATGACGCCGTTTTTGCGTCGAGATACCCAAAGAGCAATGATGAAAGAGAAACCGCTAGTTGCCGTAAAAGAAAAACCCATGTCGTCCAATGATGAATACAAATATCCGGGTAATAGCATGAGTGAAGAGGAACTGCTCGCTCGCATTGCGTGGTTTTATTATCACGATGGCTTAACGCAAGGGGATATTGGCGAACTGCTGGGGCTGACCCGATTGAAGGTCTCCAGATTGCTGGAGAAAGGCCGTCAGTCAGGGGTCATCCGGGTACAGATTAATTCGCGCTATGAAGGGTGTCTGGAACTGGAAAACCAGCTGCAACAGCATTTTGGCCTCAAGCATATCCGCATCCTGCCTTCGCTGGCTGATCTTAGTATCAGTAGCCGATTGGGGATTGGTGCTGCACATTTATTGATGGCGCTGATTCAACCGCAGCAACTTTTGGCGGTGGGTTTTGGTGAAACCACCATGTGCGCGTTGCAGCATTTGAGTGGTTTTATTGCCTCGCAACAGGTTCGGCTGGTGACACTCTCGGGCGGTGTTGGCTCTTATATGACCGGAATTGGTCAGTTGGATGCGGCTTGTCAGGTCAGCATTATTCCAGCGCCACTGCGCGCCTCCAGCGCCAAGGTTGCCGACACTTTCCGACAGGAGAACAGTGTCCGTGATGTGATGCTGGCGGCCTGTGCCGCAGATGTCGCGGTGGTTGGTATTGGCTCGGTGAATCAGCAACGGGAAGCCACCATTTTGCGCTCCGGTTATATCAGTGAAGGCGAGCAGCTCATGTTCAGCCGCAAAGGCGCGGTCGGCGATATCCTCGGCTACTTTATGCAGGCGGATGGTGCGCTGGCCGCCGATATGCAGATTCACCAAGAGTTGATTGGTATTTCACTGGCGGATCTGACCAACATTCCGACAGTCATTGGCGTCGCAGGTGGGGTTGAGAAGTCAGAAGCGATAGTGGCCGCGTTGAAAGGGAGGTATGTGAATGCCCTGGTGACTGATGAGCTGACCGCGCGGGCTATGATTAAATTGATTTGATTGGCTATTTTACTCACCAGCTGCAGTTTACGCGG comes from Yersinia bercovieri ATCC 43970 and encodes:
- the lsrR gene encoding transcriptional regulator LsrR, with the protein product MKEKPLVAVKEKPMSSNDEYKYPGNSMSEEELLARIAWFYYHDGLTQGDIGELLGLTRLKVSRLLEKGRQSGVIRVQINSRYEGCLELENQLQQHFGLKHIRILPSLADLSISSRLGIGAAHLLMALIQPQQLLAVGFGETTMCALQHLSGFIASQQVRLVTLSGGVGSYMTGIGQLDAACQVSIIPAPLRASSAKVADTFRQENSVRDVMLAACAADVAVVGIGSVNQQREATILRSGYISEGEQLMFSRKGAVGDILGYFMQADGALAADMQIHQELIGISLADLTNIPTVIGVAGGVEKSEAIVAALKGRYVNALVTDELTARAMIKLI